A genomic window from Candidatus Methylacidiphilum fumarolicum includes:
- a CDS encoding cation:proton antiporter, protein MNILENPWFFISLWMGGAFSAALLAIRLKIPVALAEILMGAVLSHFLGLSNPTEWMNFLSKLGATMLCFIAGTEIEPEYFKESWKKNMFSGLSSFLFPFLAIALFSHYLLHWKTAQCIIAGIALGTTSIAIIYTSLVERGIENSSLGKTLLSSCFITDFGSVLALGIFFTHWDLSSIIFGIIALIILWLFPKFLRFLLAFLKKSPVSEPEIKFVFLMLSLLGFLATMAKTEPVLPAFVLGILSANSFSKDRLLRRRLRAVAYSILTPFFFMKSGFHISLHALIFGFFPILLLTLIKTCFKLFGLFPYLILEKHSIKESLYGSLLATGGLTFGLIAAHYGIQNKILNREEYSIITIATLVSTLIPMLLAGLIVPKAIVIAEKKKEEVLLKKEIGEYEEEG, encoded by the coding sequence ATGAATATTTTGGAAAACCCATGGTTTTTTATTTCCCTCTGGATGGGCGGGGCTTTTTCTGCAGCGCTCTTGGCGATCCGATTGAAAATCCCTGTTGCTCTGGCTGAAATTCTTATGGGAGCTGTTCTAAGTCATTTTTTAGGTCTTTCCAATCCAACAGAATGGATGAATTTTTTGTCTAAGCTAGGGGCTACAATGCTCTGTTTTATTGCTGGTACAGAAATCGAACCTGAATATTTCAAAGAATCGTGGAAAAAAAACATGTTTTCGGGATTAAGCTCCTTTTTGTTTCCTTTCTTGGCCATTGCCCTTTTTTCCCACTACTTGCTACATTGGAAAACTGCTCAATGTATTATTGCTGGTATTGCTCTTGGGACCACTTCCATTGCCATCATATATACTTCCCTTGTTGAAAGAGGCATAGAAAACAGCTCATTAGGCAAGACTCTTTTATCCAGCTGCTTTATTACGGATTTTGGTTCAGTTTTAGCTCTCGGCATTTTTTTTACACATTGGGATCTTTCCTCGATTATTTTCGGAATAATTGCTCTCATAATCCTATGGCTTTTCCCAAAATTTCTTAGATTCCTTCTTGCTTTTCTTAAGAAAAGTCCAGTAAGCGAACCAGAAATAAAATTTGTCTTTCTCATGCTCAGTCTTCTAGGATTTTTGGCTACAATGGCTAAAACCGAACCGGTACTTCCGGCTTTTGTTTTGGGTATTCTTTCAGCTAATAGTTTCTCAAAAGACAGGTTATTACGCAGAAGACTCAGAGCAGTCGCTTACAGCATACTAACTCCATTTTTTTTTATGAAAAGCGGCTTTCACATTTCACTTCATGCGTTAATTTTTGGTTTCTTCCCCATCCTCCTCCTTACCCTGATTAAAACATGCTTCAAGCTGTTTGGCCTATTTCCTTATCTGATACTTGAAAAGCATTCGATTAAAGAAAGTCTTTATGGATCACTTCTTGCAACCGGTGGATTGACATTTGGACTGATTGCTGCCCATTATGGGATACAGAATAAAATATTGAATAGAGAAGAATATTCCATTATTACCATTGCTACTCTTGTTAGCACCCTTATTCCTATGTTATTAGCCGGCCTGATTGTTCCCAAAGCCATAGTTATTGCAGAAAAGAAAAAGGAAGAAGTTCTCCTTAAAAAAGAAATCGGCGAATACGAAGAAGAAGGCTAA
- a CDS encoding helix-turn-helix domain-containing protein — MMIASPAGLPVLGPVERKVTYRLYPSKTVRDELLRTRWVHCFLWNLALEERRRAWKEEKRRIGFVEQC, encoded by the coding sequence ATGATGATCGCATCACCCGCTGGTCTTCCCGTTCTGGGCCCGGTCGAGCGCAAGGTCACCTACCGGCTCTATCCATCCAAGACCGTCCGGGATGAGCTTTTGCGGACTCGGTGGGTCCATTGCTTCCTCTGGAACCTAGCTTTGGAGGAGCGCAGGCGGGCGTGGAAGGAGGAAAAGCGGCGCATCGGTTTCGTCGAGCAGTGCTGA
- a CDS encoding hydrogenase-4 component E: MNHNLNFDITHMLAGSMLLVSFVLLYQDRMFSLLNVYTVHALVLAAAAAWQGFVQHAPHLYATAVIALVFKAIAIPLTLRWLIVKLAIHREIEKVVGSGISVIVGFFLTALSITVMMKASGGTDPMTREDLSFALAVVLIGLLMMAGRRNAISQVVGFMSMENGLILAAVGAKGMPLVVEISVAFSVLIALIVIGIFLFRIRERFDVVDIRGLEKSGGER, encoded by the coding sequence ATGAATCATAACCTTAATTTTGATATCACCCATATGCTAGCTGGCTCAATGCTCCTAGTTAGCTTTGTTCTTCTTTATCAAGACAGAATGTTTAGCCTTCTGAACGTCTATACCGTGCATGCTTTAGTTCTTGCAGCGGCTGCTGCCTGGCAAGGATTTGTTCAGCATGCACCACATCTCTACGCCACAGCGGTTATAGCTTTGGTGTTTAAAGCGATAGCTATCCCTTTGACCCTGAGATGGTTGATTGTCAAGCTAGCAATCCACAGGGAGATAGAAAAGGTGGTAGGTTCGGGAATTTCTGTGATTGTTGGGTTTTTCCTTACCGCCTTATCGATTACTGTCATGATGAAAGCCAGTGGGGGTACCGATCCAATGACCCGAGAGGATCTTTCATTTGCACTAGCGGTGGTGTTGATCGGTCTTTTGATGATGGCTGGTAGGCGCAATGCAATAAGCCAGGTTGTTGGATTTATGTCCATGGAAAATGGTTTGATTTTAGCAGCCGTTGGTGCAAAAGGAATGCCACTTGTTGTTGAAATAAGTGTGGCTTTTTCTGTTCTAATCGCATTGATCGTTATCGGTATCTTTCTTTTCCGAATTAGAGAAAGATTCGATGTCGTTGATATCCGTGGACTCGAAAAGTCAGGAGGTGAACGGTAA
- a CDS encoding gamma-glutamyl-gamma-aminobutyrate hydrolase family protein — protein sequence MIKKVYCWIRDKDKQYFEKLNQLANTYSIQLLNIREHRQEVISKLYPIPSPKEYDGLLLTGGEDISREYQEQYSNIDGEDPSQIISPNFQRDKWEFALLEQTLDKGKPVLCICRGIQLLNIFLGGSLSLNISGHNEPIFYDQNLQELTVEKNATFQFQAVNSSHHQAIKRIAEGLSIEARAKYDGIIEQVRLKSYPFCIGVQYHPERDLVYYGPVFQAFFKAL from the coding sequence GTGATTAAAAAAGTTTATTGTTGGATTCGAGATAAGGATAAACAATACTTTGAGAAGCTCAATCAACTAGCTAACACGTATTCTATCCAACTTCTCAATATTAGGGAACATAGACAAGAGGTTATTTCAAAGCTTTACCCAATACCCTCCCCTAAAGAGTACGATGGACTTCTACTGACGGGAGGAGAGGATATCTCAAGAGAATATCAAGAACAGTATAGTAATATAGATGGGGAAGATCCTTCTCAGATAATTTCTCCCAATTTCCAACGTGATAAATGGGAGTTTGCACTACTTGAGCAAACCCTTGACAAAGGCAAGCCAGTACTTTGCATTTGCCGTGGAATCCAGCTGCTTAATATTTTCCTAGGTGGAAGTCTTTCTCTAAACATTTCCGGTCATAATGAACCCATATTCTATGACCAAAACCTGCAAGAGCTGACTGTCGAAAAAAATGCTACTTTCCAATTCCAAGCTGTCAATAGTTCACATCACCAGGCTATAAAGAGAATTGCTGAAGGACTCTCGATAGAAGCCCGAGCGAAATATGATGGAATTATCGAACAGGTAAGGCTTAAGTCTTATCCTTTTTGTATTGGTGTCCAATACCATCCGGAAAGAGATTTAGTCTATTATGGGCCGGTTTTCCAAGCTTTCTTTAAAGCTCTCTAA
- the hyfB gene encoding hydrogenase 4 subunit B produces MNEYLLKGLLFIFIFYISFVVLAKNNFRFTYWLSACYSGFGLLCSLSFLLSGQSSQSISFPLGLPTTGAHFKIDALASFFLLIVNLGSFISSFYGIGYGSHTSEQSRILPFYIIFLGSMNMVLLAADAFSFLFFWELMSLSSWALVMSSHQHKETAEAGFIYILMASLGTFALLFALSLIAAPSKSYCFDQMGKVNMDGKLASLIFLLALLGAGSKAGLVPLHVWLPKAHPAAPSHVSALMSGVMTKVAVYGFIRIVFDLLPFQEKWWSILILIIAGISTVAGVLYALMQHDIKRLLAYHTIENIGIVFIGIGLSMAFKIYGMTAASALAMTAALFHALNHSIFKNLLFLGSGAIQSATDQRDMEKLGGLILNMPHTAFTFLIGSVAISALPPLNGFVSEWLLMQSILQSPQLPSWGMKFLVPSVGAFLALSAALAASCFIKVYGITFLGRPRSMQSTAACETDRWSVLAMYALAFLCIIFGIFPRLVIHLLGPVVRAIAGTHYFPFSAKSFFMPLSLAVDQNAYNGFVLVLLLGIFLFFILTSIKWLASDQFRRTSIWDCGYPEKSPDCQYTANSFAQPIRKVFGPFLFATKEKVICSEPWYPKAAKMIVKLHDQIWEYFYKPVAMAIDSISEKINFLQFLTVRRYLVLVFLTLVSLLGFLAFLL; encoded by the coding sequence ATGAACGAATATCTCCTTAAGGGATTACTCTTTATTTTTATTTTTTATATTTCTTTTGTCGTTCTTGCAAAGAACAATTTTAGATTTACCTATTGGCTAAGTGCTTGTTATTCAGGGTTTGGCTTACTATGTTCTCTTTCTTTTCTTCTCTCTGGTCAATCTAGTCAGTCCATAAGCTTTCCTCTTGGCCTACCAACGACGGGTGCCCACTTTAAAATCGATGCCTTAGCTAGCTTTTTCCTTTTGATCGTTAATCTTGGATCTTTCATCTCTTCATTTTATGGCATCGGATATGGTTCTCATACATCCGAACAGTCAAGAATCCTTCCTTTTTACATTATTTTCTTGGGTTCGATGAATATGGTCCTCCTTGCAGCTGATGCCTTTAGTTTCCTTTTTTTCTGGGAATTGATGTCCTTATCTTCATGGGCATTGGTCATGTCTTCTCATCAGCACAAAGAAACAGCTGAGGCAGGCTTTATTTATATTTTGATGGCTTCTCTTGGAACATTTGCTTTGCTTTTTGCCTTGAGTCTCATCGCTGCTCCTTCTAAATCCTACTGTTTTGATCAGATGGGTAAGGTAAATATGGATGGAAAGTTAGCTTCCCTTATCTTTTTACTTGCTTTATTGGGAGCAGGATCGAAAGCGGGCCTTGTGCCTCTTCATGTTTGGTTGCCGAAAGCTCATCCTGCAGCTCCAAGCCATGTGTCAGCTCTCATGAGTGGTGTAATGACGAAAGTGGCCGTTTATGGGTTTATTCGAATTGTTTTTGACCTGCTTCCATTCCAAGAAAAATGGTGGAGCATCCTGATTCTGATCATTGCTGGGATTTCCACAGTCGCTGGGGTCCTTTATGCACTGATGCAGCATGATATAAAAAGACTACTTGCCTATCATACGATTGAAAATATTGGCATTGTCTTTATAGGGATTGGGCTATCCATGGCTTTTAAAATTTACGGTATGACTGCTGCTTCGGCCTTGGCAATGACAGCAGCTCTTTTTCATGCACTGAACCATTCAATTTTCAAAAATCTGCTCTTTTTAGGCTCCGGAGCGATCCAGTCTGCTACGGATCAAAGAGACATGGAAAAACTGGGGGGCTTGATTTTGAACATGCCTCATACCGCCTTTACTTTTTTAATTGGCAGCGTGGCCATCAGCGCGCTTCCTCCACTAAATGGTTTTGTTTCCGAATGGCTTCTCATGCAATCGATTCTGCAGAGTCCCCAACTTCCTTCCTGGGGAATGAAGTTCCTTGTTCCATCTGTGGGAGCCTTTCTTGCTTTATCAGCAGCTCTGGCAGCATCATGTTTTATTAAAGTTTATGGGATAACCTTTTTGGGCCGCCCGAGATCGATGCAATCAACAGCAGCCTGTGAAACAGACCGGTGGTCAGTATTAGCAATGTATGCTCTGGCTTTTCTCTGCATTATTTTTGGTATCTTTCCAAGATTAGTAATTCATTTGCTTGGGCCCGTTGTCAGAGCGATTGCAGGTACCCATTACTTTCCTTTTTCTGCTAAATCCTTCTTCATGCCTTTGTCCCTTGCGGTTGACCAAAATGCTTATAATGGGTTTGTTCTAGTGCTTCTGCTTGGGATTTTCCTATTTTTCATATTAACTAGTATCAAATGGCTGGCCTCTGATCAATTCAGAAGAACGTCAATTTGGGATTGTGGATATCCAGAGAAAAGCCCTGACTGCCAATACACCGCGAATAGTTTTGCACAACCAATCCGAAAAGTCTTTGGTCCTTTCCTTTTTGCCACAAAAGAAAAGGTTATTTGTAGCGAGCCGTGGTATCCAAAGGCTGCTAAAATGATCGTCAAACTGCACGACCAGATATGGGAATATTTCTACAAACCCGTAGCGATGGCTATTGATAGCATTAGTGAAAAAATCAATTTTCTCCAGTTTCTTACCGTTAGGAGGTATCTGGTTTTAGTATTTTTAACCCTGGTGAGTCTTTTAGGTTTTTTAGCATTTTTGTTATGA
- a CDS encoding alkene reductase, with product MNALKHLFKPLVVGEITVVNRIWMAPMTRCRAGQPGDVPTELMAKYYAQRASAGLIITEATQISKEGQGYIWTPGIYTDAQEEGWRRVVEAVHQAGGKIALQLWHVGRISHHLLQEGGKPPVAPSPIQAKNSKCFVLLPDGTPAQVDPDVPRELSIPEIHRIIGEYAAAAKRAMRAGFDLVEIHCANGYLPNQFLDIRANQRKDQYGGSLQNRARFVLEVVDAVCEAIGNKRVGVRLSPKGIFCDMTVEGSMETNLYVASELGKRSIAYLHIVEPDWAEGQPLTDEERKAFRESFPNVLVFCSGYTAERAESTIASGIADAIAFGRLFIANPDLPERFRRGALLNVPDPSTFYGGEEKGYTDYPTIDEQNRRGDGTVL from the coding sequence ATGAATGCATTAAAGCACTTATTCAAACCTTTGGTTGTTGGAGAGATAACCGTAGTAAATCGAATCTGGATGGCTCCAATGACTCGATGTCGGGCAGGGCAACCTGGGGATGTTCCTACAGAATTAATGGCTAAATATTATGCTCAGCGGGCCTCTGCGGGACTCATTATTACCGAAGCCACGCAGATCAGTAAAGAAGGGCAAGGATACATATGGACTCCTGGTATCTACACGGATGCTCAGGAGGAAGGTTGGCGTCGAGTTGTGGAAGCGGTTCATCAGGCTGGAGGAAAAATCGCCTTACAACTTTGGCATGTTGGGAGAATCTCTCATCATCTACTTCAAGAAGGAGGAAAACCTCCCGTTGCTCCTTCGCCTATTCAGGCAAAAAATTCTAAATGTTTTGTTTTATTGCCCGATGGTACTCCGGCTCAGGTAGATCCGGATGTTCCAAGAGAACTTTCTATTCCAGAAATTCATCGGATCATTGGCGAGTATGCAGCAGCTGCAAAACGAGCCATGAGAGCTGGTTTTGATTTAGTCGAAATCCATTGTGCTAATGGATACCTGCCCAATCAGTTTCTCGATATTCGAGCAAATCAAAGAAAAGATCAATATGGGGGATCTCTTCAGAATAGGGCACGTTTCGTGCTCGAAGTGGTCGATGCGGTTTGTGAGGCTATAGGAAACAAACGGGTAGGGGTGCGTCTTTCTCCGAAGGGAATTTTTTGTGATATGACAGTAGAAGGGAGCATGGAGACAAATTTGTATGTTGCCTCTGAACTTGGAAAGCGTTCTATTGCCTATCTTCACATTGTTGAGCCAGATTGGGCAGAAGGGCAACCTCTAACAGATGAAGAACGGAAGGCTTTCCGTGAATCTTTCCCAAATGTATTAGTTTTTTGTAGTGGTTATACGGCTGAGCGAGCTGAATCGACCATTGCTTCAGGGATTGCCGATGCTATTGCTTTTGGTCGGCTGTTTATTGCTAATCCTGATTTACCGGAACGGTTTCGGCGTGGAGCTTTATTGAATGTACCAGATCCTTCCACATTTTATGGAGGAGAAGAAAAAGGGTACACAGATTATCCGACTATCGACGAACAAAACAGGAGAGGAGACGGGACTGTTCTCTAA
- a CDS encoding hydrogenase 4 subunit F — MYLKAILIFPFIGILLLSLVRSYRISSFLNALFSFLSFASSLLLLVKREAAGLFFVVDELNIVFILLTNFVGFTTALFSQNYIAHEIKTGHISAVSLRFYHAMYQSLLFGMNLALCSNNIGLMWVAIEIATLSTVLMVGIYRTAEALEASWKYFILGGVGIALALFGTFLFYISARPAIGEGLSAMAWTNLLSHASTLDTSLVNIAFVFILLGYGTKAGLFPLHAWLPDAHAEGPTPISAVLSGLLLNVALYAILRFKMLLAANPHALQAGPLLMSMGLASVLFAALMLYKRRDIKRLFAYSSIEHMGIIAFAFGIGGALANFAGLLHMSMHSLTKSAIFFAIGYISQIKRTQKIADLSGLTASHPVLGWGLVFGVLAIAGLPPMGVFMSEFLVLSSAFAKAPLLAALLACGLIIAFGALLLKLVQVAFGEPKGTSAVVPSLYLPMLSHFLLILTAGIYIPPHVVEWFKHTSLLLK; from the coding sequence ATGTACCTGAAAGCTATTCTTATCTTTCCATTCATTGGAATACTTTTGCTGTCTTTGGTTAGAAGCTATAGGATTTCATCCTTTTTAAACGCCCTCTTTTCTTTTCTTTCCTTTGCTAGCTCCCTTCTTTTGCTTGTCAAAAGAGAGGCAGCTGGATTGTTTTTTGTTGTAGATGAACTCAACATCGTTTTTATCCTCCTGACAAACTTTGTTGGCTTCACGACCGCTTTGTTTAGTCAAAATTATATTGCTCATGAAATAAAGACAGGGCATATATCCGCTGTTTCCTTGAGATTTTATCATGCGATGTATCAGTCGCTTCTTTTTGGGATGAATCTGGCGCTTTGTTCCAACAACATAGGACTGATGTGGGTTGCTATTGAAATCGCTACGCTTTCGACGGTTCTTATGGTTGGTATTTACCGAACAGCTGAAGCCCTTGAAGCTTCATGGAAATATTTCATCCTTGGTGGAGTGGGTATAGCATTGGCTCTCTTTGGAACCTTTCTTTTTTATATTTCTGCTCGCCCAGCAATTGGAGAAGGATTGTCCGCGATGGCCTGGACAAATCTCCTTTCCCATGCGTCGACCCTGGATACTTCTCTTGTGAACATTGCCTTTGTTTTCATTCTTCTGGGTTATGGAACAAAAGCAGGACTGTTTCCATTACATGCCTGGTTGCCTGATGCGCATGCAGAAGGTCCAACACCTATTTCAGCTGTGCTTTCTGGGTTGCTCCTTAACGTGGCTCTATATGCGATCCTGCGGTTTAAAATGCTTCTTGCGGCCAATCCACATGCCTTACAGGCAGGTCCACTGCTGATGTCAATGGGACTTGCTTCCGTACTGTTCGCTGCCCTTATGCTTTACAAACGAAGAGATATCAAACGGCTTTTTGCTTACTCCTCGATTGAACATATGGGAATTATTGCCTTTGCCTTTGGGATTGGCGGAGCGCTTGCTAACTTTGCTGGGCTTTTGCATATGAGCATGCATAGCTTGACTAAGTCAGCGATTTTCTTTGCAATTGGTTATATCTCTCAGATTAAAAGAACACAGAAGATAGCTGATTTATCTGGATTAACAGCAAGCCATCCTGTCCTGGGATGGGGGCTTGTATTTGGGGTGCTTGCAATAGCCGGTCTTCCACCAATGGGAGTGTTTATGAGTGAATTTTTAGTCCTCAGTTCAGCTTTTGCTAAAGCGCCACTCCTCGCAGCTTTGCTTGCCTGCGGTTTGATCATTGCCTTTGGAGCACTCTTGCTCAAACTTGTTCAAGTGGCTTTTGGAGAGCCAAAAGGGACTTCTGCTGTTGTCCCTTCCTTATATCTGCCTATGTTGAGTCATTTTCTTCTTATCCTTACTGCTGGAATCTACATTCCTCCGCATGTGGTGGAATGGTTTAAACATACCTCTTTACTTTTAAAATGA
- a CDS encoding RNA-guided endonuclease InsQ/TnpB family protein, giving the protein MKLRLSGIGEIPIRGKARTPGEPRTCEIFLSGGRWHASVTMRCRPAREHGCGAEAFDLGTERFLTSARLEPGKSEPDVSEVANPRHLRKALKKLRKLGRTISRKMEAAIRKHGKRKGFRISKRLRKQYELLARMHAKVANVRKDFLHKQSAAMVRRSGLLITEELEPKRMTASARGSRKKPGKRVRQKAGLNREMLDASFGAFGAMVGYKAEEAGIGYLEAQARTLKPSQRCHRCGGVVKKTLGDRWHECACGASCHRDENSALGLLDWGLAKWEKDHGFAFPGPKVVVYGKEWTGTDPCVEREALAGWNLAAGWKSASRAYSGETARREARNSIPEPSGLDGVVHLIRKAFALLRKILHESPQAIIGAIRKKNEIGSHIY; this is encoded by the coding sequence CTGAAGCTTCGTCTCTCCGGCATTGGGGAGATCCCGATCCGGGGCAAGGCCCGTACTCCCGGAGAACCCAGGACATGCGAGATCTTTCTTTCCGGCGGCCGATGGCATGCGTCGGTCACGATGCGCTGCCGGCCGGCGCGGGAGCATGGCTGTGGAGCCGAGGCTTTCGACCTGGGCACGGAGCGGTTCCTGACCAGCGCCAGGTTGGAGCCGGGAAAGAGCGAGCCGGACGTTTCCGAGGTCGCCAATCCGCGCCATCTGCGCAAGGCGCTTAAGAAGCTCAGGAAGCTCGGGCGGACGATCTCCCGCAAGATGGAGGCGGCGATCCGCAAGCACGGGAAACGGAAGGGATTTCGCATTTCCAAGAGGTTGCGCAAGCAGTACGAGCTGCTCGCCCGGATGCACGCCAAGGTGGCGAACGTCAGGAAGGATTTCCTGCACAAGCAGAGCGCCGCGATGGTGAGACGCAGCGGACTGTTGATCACGGAGGAGCTGGAGCCGAAAAGGATGACGGCTTCGGCCCGGGGCAGCCGGAAAAAGCCCGGGAAACGTGTGCGGCAAAAAGCCGGGCTGAATCGAGAGATGTTGGACGCATCGTTCGGAGCTTTCGGGGCGATGGTCGGATACAAAGCGGAAGAGGCTGGTATCGGATACCTGGAAGCACAGGCGAGGACGTTGAAGCCAAGCCAGAGATGCCACCGATGCGGCGGCGTCGTGAAAAAGACCCTCGGCGACCGGTGGCATGAGTGCGCATGCGGAGCGTCCTGCCATCGGGACGAGAACTCGGCGCTCGGGCTTCTCGACTGGGGCTTGGCGAAATGGGAGAAGGATCACGGCTTCGCCTTTCCGGGGCCGAAGGTCGTTGTATACGGAAAGGAATGGACGGGAACCGATCCATGCGTGGAGCGGGAAGCTCTGGCCGGATGGAACCTCGCTGCGGGCTGGAAGTCCGCGAGCCGAGCATACTCCGGTGAAACTGCCCGCAGGGAAGCGCGAAACTCCATCCCAGAGCCGTCAGGCTTGGATGGAGTAGTTCATTTAATTAGAAAAGCCTTCGCGCTTTTGAGGAAAATTTTGCATGAATCACCTCAAGCAATTATAGGTGCTATTAGGAAAAAGAACGAGATTGGAAGCCATATTTATTAG
- a CDS encoding respiratory chain complex I subunit 1 family protein — MIKNLVFQCFDAFLLLAVSPLVIGIIRKTKARFLLKQGPSLLQPYYDLMKLFRKEVTLPDSASWLFKATPYVVFTFSWLAASLVPTFSANLLFSRTADLIAIVALLGTARFFLSLAALDAGTSFGGLGSSRESLIASLAEPAMIMIIFTIALVAKSTDLSAISTFMISGQAGLRVSLWLALASLVLVAIAENGRIPVDNPATHLELTMIHEAMILEYSGKYLALLEAASQLKIVLYLSLVAAVFFPFGMSTMVGGISSFFIGLFTYIAKIGLGAIMLGFFEILVAKMRLFKIPNFLGAAFMLALLATVLLFVSRSL; from the coding sequence ATGATTAAAAATTTGGTTTTTCAATGTTTTGATGCGTTCCTTCTTCTTGCTGTCAGTCCTCTGGTGATTGGCATTATAAGAAAGACGAAAGCGCGGTTCCTTCTGAAACAAGGTCCTTCTCTTTTGCAGCCCTACTACGACCTCATGAAATTGTTTCGTAAGGAAGTGACTCTTCCTGACTCTGCTTCATGGTTATTTAAAGCTACGCCCTATGTGGTCTTTACATTCAGCTGGCTAGCAGCCTCCCTTGTGCCTACCTTTTCTGCAAATCTACTTTTTAGTAGAACAGCGGATCTCATTGCGATTGTAGCCCTCTTGGGTACAGCTAGGTTTTTCCTTTCCCTTGCGGCCTTAGATGCGGGGACAAGTTTTGGGGGATTAGGATCTAGCAGAGAATCTTTGATTGCTTCACTGGCTGAACCCGCAATGATCATGATCATTTTCACAATAGCTTTGGTGGCGAAATCAACAGATCTCTCTGCAATTTCTACTTTTATGATTTCTGGACAAGCAGGCTTAAGAGTCTCCTTGTGGCTTGCTTTAGCTTCTTTAGTTCTAGTTGCAATTGCTGAAAATGGGAGAATTCCTGTGGATAATCCTGCCACCCACCTGGAATTGACAATGATTCATGAAGCCATGATCCTCGAGTATTCTGGCAAATACCTAGCTTTGCTAGAGGCTGCCAGTCAACTTAAAATCGTTCTTTATCTTTCTCTGGTTGCCGCCGTTTTTTTCCCTTTTGGCATGTCAACCATGGTGGGTGGGATTTCTAGCTTTTTTATAGGGCTTTTTACCTATATTGCCAAAATTGGCTTAGGGGCTATAATGCTAGGATTTTTTGAAATCTTGGTGGCAAAGATGCGGCTTTTCAAAATCCCAAACTTTCTTGGAGCTGCTTTCATGCTGGCGCTTCTAGCTACCGTACTCCTTTTTGTTTCACGAAGCTTATGA